The following coding sequences lie in one Synechococcus sp. PCC 7336 genomic window:
- a CDS encoding rod shape-determining protein, with amino-acid sequence MGLLDRFSRDMGIDLGTANTLVFVPGRGIVLQEPSVVAIDQDSKVPLTVGEDAKKMLGRTPGNIAAVRPLRDGVIADFDVAEMMLKHFIHRVHEGRSLIAPRIVIGIPSGVTGVERRAVMEAAIQAGAREVHLVDEPVAAAIGAGLPVAEPTGNMIVDIGGGTTEVAVLSLQGTVLSESVRIAGDELTESIAQYLKKVHNLVIGERTAEEIKIQIGSAYPTEEELSLDVRGLHLLSGLPRTVTVKSPEIRESMAEPLSVIVEAIKRTLERTPPELAADIIDRGIMLAGGGALLRGLDALISHETGILVHIAADPLSCVVLGTGQVLENFKGLGRVVSSSFKG; translated from the coding sequence GTGGGCCTGCTTGACCGTTTTTCCCGAGATATGGGAATCGACCTGGGAACTGCCAATACATTGGTCTTCGTGCCGGGACGGGGCATCGTTCTCCAAGAACCCTCTGTTGTAGCGATCGACCAAGACAGCAAAGTTCCCCTAACCGTAGGAGAAGACGCGAAGAAAATGTTGGGTCGCACCCCCGGCAATATCGCTGCCGTGCGTCCCCTCCGCGACGGCGTCATCGCCGACTTCGATGTCGCCGAGATGATGCTCAAACACTTTATTCATCGGGTTCACGAAGGGCGATCGCTAATTGCCCCCCGTATTGTCATCGGTATCCCCAGCGGCGTCACGGGCGTAGAACGCCGAGCCGTGATGGAAGCGGCGATTCAAGCGGGCGCGCGCGAGGTGCATTTGGTGGACGAGCCCGTAGCGGCGGCGATCGGAGCCGGACTGCCCGTCGCCGAACCCACCGGCAACATGATCGTCGATATTGGCGGCGGTACCACTGAAGTGGCCGTTCTCAGTTTGCAGGGGACCGTTCTGAGTGAATCCGTCCGCATTGCCGGTGACGAACTGACGGAATCGATTGCCCAATATCTCAAAAAAGTCCACAACCTCGTGATTGGGGAACGCACTGCCGAAGAAATTAAAATCCAAATTGGCTCTGCTTATCCGACAGAAGAAGAACTCTCCCTCGACGTACGCGGCTTACACCTGCTCTCCGGCTTGCCCCGTACCGTCACCGTCAAAAGTCCCGAAATTCGCGAAAGCATGGCCGAACCCCTGTCCGTCATCGTCGAAGCGATTAAGCGGACCTTAGAACGCACCCCCCCCGAACTGGCTGCCGATATTATCGATCGCGGCATCATGCTGGCGGGTGGCGGAGCCCTCTTGCGGGGACTCGATGCATTGATCAGCCACGAAACGGGCATCTTAGTCCATATCGCTGCCGACCCACTGAGTTGTGTGGTGTTGGGGACCGGCCAAGTGCTAGAGAACTTCAAAGGCTTGGGTCGGGTGGTCAGCAGCAGTTTCAAAGGCTAA
- a CDS encoding HhoA/HhoB/HtrA family serine endopeptidase, whose protein sequence is MNVNPRVRQLTLALLLFGMGLGSGILASGQISDSSEGSDGLSGVAASPAVADSEPAIAAAPLSSDRSLSFISDVVRAVGPAVVRIDATKVIETSVASPFGNPLFSDPYLRRFFGNLPELRREYRQQGTGSGFIISSDGKIVTNAHVVDRAAEVEVRLQDGRTFTGRVIGSDPVTDIALVQIEAEDLPTVALGDSDRVQVGEWAIAIGNPLGLDSTVTAGIVSAVSRSPREVGIPDKRVNFIQTDTAINPGNSGGPLLDASGNVIGVNTAIIRGASGVGFAIPINTAAAIARQLEASGTVEHPYLGIEMIALTATVREQLNSDPNSGFFVEREEGILVRRVVPDSPAERAGLRAGDIIVQIDGETVTNAEQVQQKVFNTSVGSTLRLELDRNGRTQQINIQTGAYPVARNS, encoded by the coding sequence ATGAACGTCAATCCTCGAGTTCGACAGTTAACTCTGGCACTCTTGCTGTTTGGCATGGGGCTGGGAAGCGGTATCTTGGCCTCAGGTCAGATTTCGGATAGCTCTGAGGGGAGCGATGGGCTGTCAGGAGTAGCCGCCTCGCCAGCAGTTGCCGATAGCGAACCAGCAATTGCTGCTGCGCCGCTCTCTAGCGATCGCAGCCTCAGTTTCATCTCCGATGTCGTTCGGGCTGTCGGGCCTGCTGTCGTGCGAATTGATGCCACGAAGGTGATTGAGACTTCAGTAGCATCTCCATTTGGCAACCCCCTCTTCAGCGATCCCTATTTGCGTCGATTCTTTGGCAATTTGCCCGAGCTGCGTCGGGAATACCGCCAACAGGGCACGGGGTCTGGATTTATCATTAGCAGTGACGGCAAGATTGTGACTAACGCTCACGTGGTCGATCGTGCCGCTGAAGTGGAGGTCCGCCTGCAGGACGGTCGCACCTTTACGGGTCGAGTGATCGGCAGCGACCCCGTGACCGATATTGCCTTGGTACAAATTGAGGCAGAGGATCTTCCCACTGTTGCGCTAGGGGATTCCGATCGCGTGCAGGTGGGCGAATGGGCAATCGCCATTGGCAACCCGCTGGGATTAGACAGCACCGTCACAGCGGGGATCGTCAGTGCCGTGAGCCGTTCCCCCAGAGAAGTGGGTATTCCCGATAAGCGGGTGAACTTTATCCAAACCGATACCGCGATCAATCCCGGTAACTCGGGCGGGCCGCTGCTCGATGCCAGCGGCAACGTTATCGGGGTCAATACGGCGATTATTCGCGGGGCGTCGGGGGTTGGCTTTGCCATACCTATTAATACGGCGGCGGCGATCGCTCGCCAACTGGAAGCATCGGGAACTGTCGAGCATCCCTATCTCGGAATTGAAATGATTGCCCTCACCGCCACAGTGCGCGAACAGCTCAACTCCGATCCCAACAGCGGGTTCTTTGTCGAGCGAGAAGAGGGTATTTTAGTGCGGCGTGTGGTGCCTGACTCTCCTGCCGAGCGGGCGGGGCTGAGGGCTGGCGATATTATCGTCCAAATCGATGGCGAGACCGTGACGAATGCCGAGCAAGTTCAGCAGAAAGTTTTCAACACATCTGTAGGGAGTACTTTGAGGCTGGAACTCGATCGCAACGGTCGAACTCAGCAAATCAACATCCAAACGGGAGCGTATCCAGTTGCCCGAAACTCGTGA
- the mreC gene encoding rod shape-determining protein MreC, translating into MAIALDTIRRWWSRFGVPSVLAATSLAAVLALRQTQGEVLTETFYWVSAPFRPKVNLDVALSTAANRELLARVTELQRQNRQLRQLLDIREELVGEAVPAAVVSRSADGWWQEISLGRGANHNVSPGDVVMAPGGLVGRVERVTPNTSRILLVSDPTSRVGVTLSRTRAMGVLRGRGSQLAVLEFFERSPDVQIGDTVVTSGFSSLYPASLIVGRIQSVDLDASPAPAAVVELSAPISLLEWGIIYSYDPAIEPTL; encoded by the coding sequence ATGGCAATAGCGCTCGATACAATTCGCAGGTGGTGGAGCCGATTTGGCGTTCCATCAGTGCTGGCAGCGACATCGCTGGCGGCAGTGCTGGCACTGCGACAAACCCAGGGCGAAGTGTTGACAGAAACGTTTTACTGGGTGTCGGCCCCCTTTCGTCCCAAGGTCAATCTGGATGTGGCTCTGAGTACGGCTGCCAATCGAGAATTGCTGGCTCGGGTCACCGAGCTGCAGCGACAAAATCGACAATTGCGGCAATTGTTAGATATCCGAGAAGAATTGGTTGGCGAGGCAGTGCCGGCAGCCGTGGTGAGTCGCTCTGCCGACGGTTGGTGGCAGGAGATCTCCTTGGGACGCGGGGCCAATCACAATGTCAGTCCGGGGGATGTGGTCATGGCTCCCGGCGGACTGGTGGGGCGAGTGGAGCGAGTGACCCCCAACACCAGCCGCATTTTGCTGGTGAGCGACCCCACCAGTCGAGTGGGGGTAACCCTCAGCCGCACGCGGGCCATGGGGGTCTTGCGCGGACGCGGGTCGCAGTTGGCGGTGCTGGAGTTTTTCGAGCGATCGCCCGATGTTCAAATCGGCGATACTGTGGTCACGTCGGGGTTCAGCAGCCTGTATCCCGCTAGTTTAATTGTCGGTCGCATCCAGTCGGTCGATCTCGACGCGAGTCCCGCTCCCGCAGCAGTGGTAGAGCTATCTGCCCCGATTAGCCTGCTAGAGTGGGGCATCATCTATAGCTATGACCCAGCCATCGAACCCACTCTTTAA
- a CDS encoding nucleotidyltransferase family protein — protein sequence MKILPIQLPREKIHEFCQRWQVQELDLFGSVLREDFRPDSDVDVLVEFQPEARRNLLDLVQMEQELAEMFGREVDLLSKSAIEKSPNWLRRQAILSTAEPVYVAG from the coding sequence ATGAAAATCCTGCCGATCCAGTTGCCAAGAGAAAAAATTCACGAATTTTGCCAGCGTTGGCAGGTGCAAGAGCTGGATTTGTTTGGCTCGGTTCTGCGAGAGGATTTTCGGCCCGATAGCGATGTCGATGTACTCGTAGAGTTTCAGCCAGAGGCCCGCCGCAATCTCCTAGACCTAGTGCAAATGGAACAGGAACTAGCTGAGATGTTCGGTCGAGAGGTGGACCTCCTCTCGAAGTCCGCAATTGAAAAGAGCCCTAACTGGCTTCGCCGGCAAGCGATTTTGAGCACAGCAGAACCGGTGTATGTTGCGGGATAG
- the mreD gene encoding rod shape-determining protein MreD: MTQPSNPLFNLLLSSRYSNWAITALSALACALGGWVRLPGMVLAGLTPNWTLIWVVCWSVNRPTGQAALAGLMLGFLQDAISQPRPTHALGLAIVGILTARLQKQRVLKEDFISAALIVFGMVAIAETLMALQWTLLLGWNEDSGQWAARTIDSIWLNHQTIALRSAIISSLWAPAVYLPLSSWWKRFEGDRQENRSE; encoded by the coding sequence ATGACCCAGCCATCGAACCCACTCTTTAATCTGCTGCTGAGTTCCCGATACAGCAATTGGGCGATTACTGCGCTATCTGCCCTGGCTTGCGCCTTGGGAGGCTGGGTGCGCTTGCCGGGGATGGTGCTGGCGGGGCTGACTCCCAACTGGACACTGATTTGGGTGGTGTGCTGGAGTGTGAACCGCCCGACGGGACAGGCGGCTCTTGCTGGGTTGATGCTGGGCTTTCTGCAAGACGCGATCTCTCAACCGCGTCCCACCCACGCGCTGGGGTTGGCGATCGTGGGCATCTTGACCGCCCGCCTGCAAAAACAAAGGGTGCTCAAAGAGGACTTTATTTCAGCAGCTCTGATTGTGTTCGGCATGGTTGCGATCGCCGAAACCCTGATGGCCCTGCAGTGGACTTTGCTTTTAGGCTGGAACGAAGACAGCGGCCAATGGGCGGCGAGAACGATCGATAGTATCTGGCTCAATCACCAAACCATTGCTTTGCGGTCTGCCATCATCAGCAGTCTGTGGGCACCCGCAGTGTATTTGCCCCTGAGTTCCTGGTGGAAACGCTTTGAGGGCGATCGACAGGAGAATCGCTCGGAGTAG
- the radC gene encoding DNA repair protein RadC, with product MADIPAGDRPRERLLAHGPRHLSSAELLALLLNTGQGAGKLSAVGLGQLLLAHLSHHDADPLSRLREVEAGELTQVDGIGPAKAATILAAIELGRRVFLSRPSDRTTIDSPAIAASIFSAELMWAEQEHFGVLLLDVKNRPLGQYIATKGTATETLSHPRETFKAAIRQGASSILVAHNHPSGMLEPSPEDRQLTQQLLQASQFLDIPLHDHLILGGGKFVSLREITDLWEL from the coding sequence ATGGCCGACATTCCCGCAGGCGATCGCCCGCGCGAGCGCTTGCTGGCCCACGGCCCCCGCCATCTTTCCAGTGCCGAATTGCTGGCCCTATTGCTCAATACCGGTCAGGGGGCAGGCAAGTTGTCAGCAGTCGGTTTGGGACAACTGCTGCTGGCCCACCTCAGCCATCACGATGCCGATCCCCTCAGCCGCCTGCGGGAGGTGGAAGCGGGGGAGCTGACTCAGGTGGATGGCATCGGCCCTGCCAAAGCTGCGACGATTCTGGCGGCAATTGAGTTGGGGCGGCGGGTGTTTTTATCGCGACCGAGCGATCGCACCACGATCGATTCTCCGGCGATCGCTGCTTCAATCTTTAGTGCCGAGCTGATGTGGGCGGAGCAAGAACATTTTGGCGTTCTGTTACTGGATGTCAAAAACCGCCCACTCGGCCAATACATTGCGACGAAAGGGACTGCGACTGAAACTCTATCCCACCCGCGCGAAACCTTCAAAGCCGCGATCCGCCAGGGAGCCAGCAGCATTTTAGTGGCCCACAACCATCCTTCGGGTATGCTCGAGCCCAGCCCTGAAGATCGGCAACTCACGCAGCAGCTATTGCAAGCTAGTCAGTTCCTAGACATTCCCCTGCACGATCACCTGATTTTGGGAGGGGGCAAGTTTGTCAGCTTGAGGGAAATTACCGACCTGTGGGAGCTTTAG
- a CDS encoding sulfiredoxin, which yields MARIQDIPIAQIRRPFHRENDQSKVRALMESIREIGLQEPIDILEVEGQYYGFSGCHRYEACTKLGHETIACRIRKATPAVLAMHLA from the coding sequence GTGGCCCGCATTCAAGACATTCCCATCGCCCAAATCCGGCGGCCTTTTCATCGCGAAAACGACCAATCAAAAGTGCGGGCTCTGATGGAGTCCATACGCGAGATTGGCCTGCAAGAGCCCATCGACATTCTGGAAGTGGAGGGCCAATATTATGGCTTTTCGGGCTGCCACCGCTACGAAGCCTGCACGAAGTTAGGGCACGAGACGATTGCGTGCCGCATTCGCAAAGCGACGCCTGCGGTGTTGGCGATGCATTTGGCTTAA
- a CDS encoding Hsp20/alpha crystallin family protein, with amino-acid sequence MTMLTWYAMDEADRIRRQLDRLFEPNAGASVTRAGETLSTPAQVWETNESYIVRVMLPGVKAENLDIEAHARGLTISGHADFESLENATLLHSEFSNGQFKRSWKFARSIKTEAVSARHLDGLLSVTLPKEDVARTIKVAIENGQGNASQMGADSETTAELSA; translated from the coding sequence ATGACTATGTTGACTTGGTATGCAATGGATGAAGCTGACAGAATCCGTCGACAGTTAGACAGACTGTTCGAACCCAATGCTGGCGCTTCTGTAACGCGAGCTGGAGAGACTCTTTCGACCCCCGCTCAAGTTTGGGAAACCAATGAAAGCTACATTGTTCGAGTTATGCTGCCGGGAGTAAAGGCTGAAAATCTCGATATTGAAGCACATGCCCGAGGTTTAACCATTAGCGGTCATGCTGATTTTGAAAGTCTCGAGAATGCCACATTACTTCACAGTGAATTTAGTAACGGTCAATTCAAGCGCAGTTGGAAATTCGCGCGCTCGATTAAAACTGAGGCAGTCTCGGCTCGTCATCTGGATGGCTTGTTGAGTGTGACTTTACCGAAGGAAGATGTCGCTCGCACGATTAAGGTTGCGATCGAGAATGGTCAAGGCAATGCGAGTCAGATGGGAGCAGATTCTGAAACAACTGCAGAGCTCTCTGCCTAA
- the psbP gene encoding photosystem II reaction center PsbP, whose translation MFRRAIAGFLATVVILLTGCSNAVALQTFSDRSGLFSFGYPNGMMQVQGLRNDAGRTLLFRDLVYDDELVSLTVADYDKAERIEDLGSIEAVGRRVATNLLAPAGSDREATLLNGGSLERDGRVYYILEYAVNANGQPRHDVVTVAIAHNKLYTLTASTSESRWQTLNRAFYEVGKSLVVN comes from the coding sequence ATGTTTCGACGGGCGATCGCCGGATTTTTAGCAACTGTGGTTATCCTGCTGACGGGTTGTTCGAATGCCGTGGCCTTGCAAACGTTTTCAGATCGCTCGGGTTTATTTTCGTTTGGATATCCCAACGGCATGATGCAGGTGCAGGGACTTCGTAACGATGCGGGCAGGACGTTGCTATTTCGGGATTTGGTCTACGATGACGAGCTGGTGAGCTTGACCGTTGCCGATTATGACAAAGCCGAGCGCATCGAAGATTTGGGCTCGATTGAAGCAGTGGGTCGACGGGTTGCCACCAATCTCCTAGCCCCCGCAGGCTCCGATCGAGAAGCCACCCTGCTCAACGGCGGCAGCCTCGAACGGGATGGCAGGGTCTATTACATTCTCGAATATGCGGTGAATGCCAACGGCCAGCCCCGCCACGATGTCGTGACAGTTGCGATCGCCCACAACAAGCTCTACACCTTAACCGCCTCCACGTCCGAAAGTCGCTGGCAAACCCTGAACAGGGCATTCTACGAGGTAGGTAAGTCTCTGGTCGTAAACTAG
- a CDS encoding peptidylprolyl isomerase encodes MRRFGLFLSALLFVLLAGCQSILPKTVAQSGDLVRVEYTLTLADGTIADSSEGRDPLEFTLGAGEVVPGFDSGVSGLHVGESAEFTVPAAEGYGDRQSELILTLPLNEDEVEVPEVDSTVYLNGPGGIPIPAKVLEIADESITLDANHPLAGQDLTFAVELVEIVSDANTGNAEAGTDLEP; translated from the coding sequence ATGCGTCGTTTTGGCCTGTTTCTTTCAGCTCTCTTGTTTGTCTTACTGGCAGGCTGCCAGTCTATTCTGCCTAAAACGGTGGCCCAATCGGGAGATCTGGTGCGGGTGGAATATACCCTCACTCTTGCCGACGGGACTATTGCAGACTCATCTGAGGGCCGCGATCCGTTGGAATTCACCTTGGGGGCTGGCGAAGTGGTGCCGGGATTTGATAGTGGCGTCAGCGGATTGCACGTGGGAGAATCCGCAGAATTTACGGTGCCTGCCGCAGAGGGATACGGAGACCGTCAATCCGAATTGATCCTCACTCTCCCTCTCAATGAGGATGAGGTCGAAGTTCCCGAGGTGGATTCGACCGTCTATCTGAACGGTCCGGGCGGCATTCCCATTCCCGCTAAGGTACTGGAGATTGCCGACGAGTCTATTACGCTGGATGCCAATCACCCTCTCGCCGGTCAAGATTTAACCTTTGCCGTTGAATTAGTAGAAATTGTGAGTGACGCCAATACCGGCAATGCTGAGGCTGGCACCGATCTGGAGCCATAG
- a CDS encoding TPM domain-containing protein, whose translation MYIRSLLPRLRATLERALVLGVTCLLCGSVWLGNTSAGAQRVLPVVEMEFPQPEVTVLDLANQLTPNQEAKLDRQLKQLEADTGWKLRVLTQADKSPGRQVKDYWGLNEKSVLMVANPRGGNLLAFNVGDRVREVLPRTFWIELQSRYGNQFFVRDNGNADAIQTTVSALDGCFREGGCRVVPGLPDEHWVLTLAMSVAGGLICGFAGKPRKENEIFRWQWALLFAPLWLTLFGAFGIGPVVSRTADWLPITRNVLAFLASVLAIYVLPITPFGRDAEVEES comes from the coding sequence ATGTACATCCGGTCATTGCTTCCTCGCCTGCGCGCTACTCTCGAGCGTGCGCTCGTGCTGGGGGTGACCTGCCTCCTCTGCGGCTCTGTCTGGTTGGGCAATACCAGCGCTGGGGCTCAAAGGGTGCTGCCCGTGGTGGAAATGGAGTTTCCCCAGCCGGAAGTGACTGTGTTGGATCTCGCCAATCAACTGACTCCAAACCAAGAAGCGAAACTCGATCGCCAACTCAAGCAACTGGAAGCAGACACCGGCTGGAAACTGCGGGTGCTGACTCAAGCGGACAAATCCCCCGGTCGCCAAGTGAAAGACTATTGGGGACTGAATGAAAAGAGCGTACTGATGGTGGCCAATCCGCGCGGCGGCAATTTGTTGGCTTTTAATGTGGGCGATCGCGTCCGCGAAGTGTTGCCCCGCACCTTTTGGATCGAACTGCAATCGCGCTACGGCAACCAATTTTTCGTGCGCGATAATGGCAATGCCGATGCCATTCAAACCACTGTCAGTGCCCTAGATGGCTGCTTTCGAGAGGGCGGTTGCAGAGTAGTGCCGGGGCTGCCCGACGAGCATTGGGTGCTCACGCTGGCCATGTCGGTTGCGGGCGGCCTGATCTGTGGTTTTGCCGGTAAACCCCGCAAAGAGAACGAGATCTTTCGCTGGCAATGGGCATTGCTGTTCGCCCCCCTCTGGCTGACCCTCTTCGGAGCCTTTGGCATTGGTCCCGTAGTCAGCCGCACAGCGGATTGGCTGCCCATCACTCGGAACGTGCTGGCTTTTTTAGCCAGTGTATTGGCGATTTATGTCTTACCCATCACTCCGTTTGGTCGCGACGCTGAAGTCGAGGAAAGTTAA
- the cbiT gene encoding precorrin-6Y C5,15-methyltransferase subunit CbiT, which yields MPISWPYRTPGIPDREFERIPGIPLTPREVRVLFLSQLRLPPRGCLWDIGAGTGTIAVEAGLLCPDLQIVAIERDEDVVDLIRRNCGKFGVTNVEIVQGNAPECLAEISTPPDRICLEGGKAIGQLLADCWGDLNRGGRLVAVASSLETLYAVSEGFAQVRARQIEVIQSAINRLETKGLSQKLVPLEPMFLLSGEKMD from the coding sequence ATGCCGATCTCTTGGCCCTATCGCACCCCCGGAATTCCCGATCGCGAATTCGAGCGCATCCCCGGCATCCCCCTCACGCCGCGAGAAGTGCGCGTATTATTTCTCAGTCAACTGCGGCTGCCTCCCAGAGGCTGTTTGTGGGATATCGGCGCGGGCACAGGAACGATCGCGGTGGAGGCGGGGCTATTGTGCCCGGACTTGCAGATTGTGGCGATCGAGCGGGACGAAGATGTGGTGGACTTAATTCGGCGCAATTGCGGCAAGTTTGGCGTCACCAACGTGGAGATCGTGCAGGGCAACGCCCCTGAATGCTTGGCTGAGATTTCCACTCCCCCCGATCGCATTTGTTTGGAAGGGGGAAAGGCGATCGGTCAGCTCTTGGCAGACTGTTGGGGGGATCTCAATCGGGGCGGGCGATTGGTAGCGGTGGCCTCCTCGCTAGAAACCCTCTACGCAGTTTCAGAAGGATTTGCACAAGTTCGGGCACGCCAGATTGAAGTCATTCAATCGGCGATTAACCGATTGGAAACCAAGGGGCTGAGCCAAAAACTCGTGCCCCTCGAGCCGATGTTTCTCCTCAGCGGCGAAAAAATGGATTGA
- a CDS encoding VOC family protein: MPDSVVSSAIAPGHLQGVHHIALNVRDIHLSRAFYGQILGLKELTGEEIPATLQQMVEDGKVANFVTPDGTVLDLFAAPDLSPPAADPAIEFTRANHMAFDIAPAQFDTAVAALRDRGVAIANGPVTRPTGRGIYFYDPDGFLLEIRCDPAN; the protein is encoded by the coding sequence ATGCCAGATTCTGTCGTCTCTAGCGCGATCGCCCCCGGACACTTGCAGGGGGTTCACCACATTGCCCTGAATGTGCGCGATATCCATCTGTCCCGAGCCTTCTACGGCCAGATCTTGGGGTTAAAAGAACTGACTGGCGAAGAGATTCCCGCCACACTCCAGCAGATGGTGGAGGATGGCAAGGTCGCCAACTTCGTTACTCCCGACGGTACCGTCCTCGACCTGTTTGCGGCGCCGGATCTATCGCCCCCCGCTGCCGATCCGGCAATAGAGTTTACCCGTGCCAACCACATGGCTTTCGATATTGCCCCCGCGCAGTTCGATACCGCCGTAGCAGCGCTGCGCGATCGCGGTGTGGCGATCGCCAATGGCCCAGTCACTCGTCCCACCGGTCGAGGCATCTACTTTTACGACCCCGATGGCTTTCTGCTCGAAATTCGCTGCGATCCGGCCAATTGA
- a CDS encoding iron-sulfur cluster assembly accessory protein, whose product MLSINLTESAIREVKRIRSKYDDPNMCLRLGVKPSGCSGMSYTMGFESDPKEADEIFDFDGCKVVVDPLSLSIIDGMTVDFSEDLLGGGFRFDNPNAANTCGCGTSFAVGSNATAAAATAS is encoded by the coding sequence ATGCTCAGCATTAACCTGACAGAATCGGCCATCCGCGAAGTCAAACGAATTCGCTCCAAGTACGACGATCCGAACATGTGCTTGCGCTTGGGGGTTAAGCCCAGCGGCTGCTCGGGAATGTCTTACACGATGGGCTTTGAGTCCGATCCGAAAGAGGCTGACGAGATCTTTGATTTCGATGGCTGCAAAGTGGTTGTAGACCCCCTCAGTCTCTCCATCATTGACGGCATGACAGTTGACTTTAGCGAAGACCTGTTGGGGGGTGGCTTCCGGTTTGACAATCCAAACGCCGCCAACACTTGCGGTTGCGGCACCTCCTTCGCTGTTGGCTCGAATGCGACTGCAGCCGCTGCGACTGCGTCTTAA